TTTGTAAAGACGTATCTGCTGAAGCAGCCGTTGGAGACGGCGGCTGGGCAGTAGTCTTTCCTTTGTCATTTCGAGCGTAGCGAGAAATCCCTATTGAACCCAAGCAGCATGGGCACGGTAGGGATTCCTCCCTTCGGTCGGAATGACATATCATGAAACATGCTCCTCACCGGCATTTTTCCTGCACTAACCACTCCCTTTTATCCCGACGGACGCCTCTACCTGAAAAAGCTCGAGCACAACGTCGATCGCTATTCGCGCACTCCCATCGCCGGCATGGCCATTCTGGGATCCACGGGTGAAGTTGTCATGCTCTCGGAAGAGGAACAGCGTGAGGTACTGCGCGTTGCCGTCGAGGTCGCCGCGCCGGAGAAGGTCCTGCTCGCCGGTGTTGGGCACGAGTCGGCGATCAAGACCGTGGAAGCCGCGGAATATGCGGCGAAGCTGAACTACGACGTCGCGCTGGTTCGGACTCCACATTACTACCGTCCGCAGATGAAGCCGGAGAATTTGCTGGCCTACTATCGCTTTGTTGGCGATCGTTCGCCGATTCCGGTGCTGCTGTACAGCGTTCCGCCGTTCACCGCCTACGATCTGCCGGCGGAAGTGATTCAGGAGTTGGCCGAGCATCCGAACATCATCGGCATCAAGGAATCGAGTGGAGTAATTGAGAAGATCGCGGATGTGGTTGCGCGAACTCGTCACATCAAGCGCAAAGCCAATGCGACCGAAGTATTCAACGCGGTGACGGGGCGCATGCTGCTTGGAGTGCTCAAGAATACGGAAGAGCTGGTGAGCGTGG
This genomic interval from Terriglobales bacterium contains the following:
- a CDS encoding dihydrodipicolinate synthase family protein; the encoded protein is MLLTGIFPALTTPFYPDGRLYLKKLEHNVDRYSRTPIAGMAILGSTGEVVMLSEEEQREVLRVAVEVAAPEKVLLAGVGHESAIKTVEAAEYAAKLNYDVALVRTPHYYRPQMKPENLLAYYRFVGDRSPIPVLLYSVPPFTAYDLPAEVIQELAEHPNIIGIKESSGVIEKIADVVARTRHIKRKANATEVFNAVTGRMLLGVLKNTEELVSVAALAGSGSPRVSSIEPPKPSVRVMRQKEVGFQLLAGSAQKLLPSLEAGAAGAVLAFAAAAPTACFEVYTAWKEGDKELAQLKQQRIVEPATRVASQLGIPALKYALDLNGYYGGPPRLPLLPLTADQRAEVEKLMADVRN